agtttatctctgcactaaatggcagtgccatggttggatgtgcagattaaggggcttgAAAAAGCAATCTTAACGTCTTAAACCCTTTCTTACTTAGTACATAATCATAAATTATTTCACCATATTGCTttttattacttaaaatgttcaaaAGATTTCCAGGTTTGAATTTTGATTTTATGACTTTTGGAATGCTCATGCACAATCAATGTCACTAGATGTGAGCCAATACATGATAGACATACTGTTGATTTTTATCCAAAATAGTAGGATCTCACCATTGTAGCAAAAGAAAGGAAATTCATTATAACAGTTTTCATCCGTCCAAGTCCCAGATTCACTAAATGACACTGCAGTACAAGATCCAACATCATTTGGCTCTCCTGTTTTCCAGAAGGTAAATGAAGAATTGCTCTGATCTGACCAAGATCTGCTTCCATGCAGACCAATCCAAGCATATTCAGAATtgtatttctttaataaatgttGTACGTTCTGGTTTTCATTTTCATTCCTGATACTGACAAGGTCTGTGTGATGTTCTCTGCAATAACTCTGAGCATCTTTCCAAGTTGTGTAGAAGGGGTAGAAAACATAAGTAGCTTCTGCGTTTTCCCTTCCTGAAATATAGGAATgccatattaaaatatttgtgaGGTTAATGAGAAGTTAGAGAGGTTCATTGTTGATACATTTAATGTACTGTACTCACCATCATAGCAGACACTTGGATAAgcatttatgcagtttattgCTTCCCATACTGCGTTCCTTACAGCCACACAAGTATTTCCTCCATAAATCTGTTGTGCTGGGCTATACCAGTTCCTGAACATTTTTTCTTCTACATTGAAGAAATCTGTGTCTTCTAGAGTCCATTTCCAACTGTTCAGATCATCATAAAGTCCAATCCAGGCCAGATCAATGGAATTATAGTCATTCACTGTGTTGAGTAACTGGATCGTCTCTTGCACATTTTCAGTGGTGGCCAGATCAGTGTATTTATCTCTACAGTAACTCTGAGCTTCGGTCCATGTCTTGGATTCATTCACAAAGACGTACTGACGTCCAGAACATAAGGTCAGTGTGATAAAACCTGAGGAGAAAACAAGGGTTAAATTCGGTCAGCTGGTGTTCAAGACTGAAATTTATATTTACTAAGAGCAGTTAATAAACCTTATGGTATACGagaaaaatataaagtattaaatgcaaaataccTGAGAAGACAATCAGTGGAAACATGGCTGTCGAGAAATGTTGTGCTTGTTTAGAGAAAAATCTTAAggtacacaaaaaaaatcagcaTGCTGAAATCCTAAGTCTCTTTTACAAGTGTCTATGTGTTTGTTGGTGGACtccttttatatttatattaaaaaaaatgggaGTGATTGCTTAAAAACCAGCTAGACCACACGGATAAGGAAAAGGAAATGCAAAAATCAAATCAATATGCATTAGTGTTTACTACTTTCATTGTACTTCATTGTACATTCATTGTTTTATCAAATCCTTCATAActggcattaaaaaaattatgtatcaCCACGTTAAGGGACCAATCTATTCCTAAAGTTTTATTAGAACCAAAAGACAATGTTTTTTAGCATCTGCGTCAATGACATGCCATGCATTATTTGTGTCTGGGGTACTACATGTACCTCTACTTCCTTTATCACACATGTCACTCTTTTTTATAAAACCTTTttagtttaaattaatttcagtttttttaataataaataaaaacattgttttggTATCTCAAACTTGTAAAGTGGCAGATTAGTCAACTGTCTTAAAAATTtagcattttttgtttaaataaacaaattaaaaaagatactttattattattttatgtttgcaACTTTTTCTATAAACAAATTTCACAAATATTAGTCATTGTTGGGATGTTAGGATATTTGAAAAACATTTGTCCAACAATTTGGATGTTTTCATATGTCAAGGTACAACCACAATAATGGGCTTTTTATTAAGAAGTTGACAAGTATAAACAGTATAAACAAGTAAACATGATATCAAATCATCCAGTAAACCCCAGGTGGTCTTTACTCGGAAAGTTTGTAGATTTCTCTCAAATTCCGAAAAAatagctacactgtaaaaaattagctgtaattatgcagctggttgccagtaacttactgtagaagataaagaatgCAAATTTTTCATgcttatttaactttgaaccaGTGCCGTAGCCATGGGTGTGCCAGGGTGTTCCAGGGTGTGTCAGGGTGTACCGGTGCCACCCACAGTGGCAGCTGGCACACCTTAAAATGGATACAGAATTATTTTTATAGTCTCAATAAAATTGTTTACTAAACTTGTGTTGTTTCGCATCCGTCTCTGGCTCAGCACCAACCAATGCGCAAAAGCAGTTTGAATATTTCTGATTCCGATACTGTCCTTTTGCCTGGCTTATTTGTCTAATATATTGTTGCATTTGGA
This sequence is a window from Misgurnus anguillicaudatus chromosome 9, ASM2758022v2, whole genome shotgun sequence. Protein-coding genes within it:
- the LOC141366238 gene encoding putative C-type lectin domain family 20 member A, whose translation is MFPLIVFSGFITLTLCSGRQYVFVNESKTWTEAQSYCRDKYTDLATTENVQETIQLLNTVNDYNSIDLAWIGLYDDLNSWKWTLEDTDFFNVEEKMFRNWYSPAQQIYGGNTCVAVRNAVWEAINCINAYPSVCYDGRENAEATYVFYPFYTTWKDAQSYCREHHTDLVSIRNENENQNVQHLLKKYNSEYAWIGLHGSRSWSDQSNSSFTFWKTGEPNDVGSCTAVSFSESGTWTDENCYNEFPFFCYNGEILLFWIKINSMSIMYWLTSSDIDCA